A portion of the Pseudomonas synxantha BG33R genome contains these proteins:
- a CDS encoding sensor domain-containing diguanylate cyclase, translated as MKRDTRLVMLLLLVIGCSLTSLTIWKVLSSRERALAEVDVHGLNLTQALNTYTEGIVRQSALLLLGLVERLETEGSGPVQIERIHALINRQQPLMPQLSGITVYDRQGGWLMSSNRRIPEGANSSDRAYFIHHRDDPSPEPFIGPPIQSRANQEWVVTVSRRFNDASGNFAGVVAVTLGVENFLRVFGKLDVGQEGAIGLSYTDGTLLVRYPFREQDMGRNFSKSPIYAKYFDQPFGTTAHTSSLDGVERLYAFRKSETLPLITTVALGKHEALAAWRIEAVLSAVVVAGLLGLTGLIGWFLILDIRRRTAAEEALRVAQQQLLDSNRQLAFLAMKDALTGLANRRCFDETLALEARRTQREGTSLALLMIDIDHFKRYNDAFGHVVGDTCLQKVSRLLERCARRPSDLVARYGGEEMAIIMPGTDSQGAAVVAQRILDSLQHENITHPGSPFGYVSVSIGIATGTGSRLEPALGLIEAADQALYSAKAAGRNGLSLHATGP; from the coding sequence GTGAAGCGCGATACCCGCCTTGTGATGCTTTTGCTGTTGGTGATTGGTTGCTCCCTGACCTCGTTGACGATCTGGAAGGTTCTGTCTTCGCGTGAGCGCGCGCTGGCGGAAGTGGATGTGCATGGTTTGAACCTGACCCAGGCACTCAATACCTATACCGAAGGTATCGTCCGGCAAAGCGCGCTGTTGTTGCTGGGCCTGGTCGAGCGCCTCGAAACCGAAGGCAGTGGCCCGGTGCAAATCGAGCGTATCCATGCGCTGATCAACCGCCAGCAGCCGCTGATGCCGCAGCTCAGTGGCATCACGGTGTATGACCGTCAGGGCGGCTGGTTGATGTCCTCCAACCGGCGGATTCCAGAGGGGGCCAATAGCAGCGATCGCGCCTATTTCATTCATCATCGTGACGATCCGAGCCCCGAGCCGTTCATTGGCCCACCGATTCAGAGCCGTGCCAATCAGGAATGGGTGGTTACCGTCAGCCGTCGATTCAATGATGCATCGGGCAATTTTGCCGGGGTGGTCGCGGTGACGCTGGGGGTGGAAAACTTTCTGCGCGTGTTCGGCAAGCTTGACGTTGGCCAGGAGGGTGCCATCGGCTTGTCCTATACCGACGGCACGTTGCTGGTGCGCTATCCCTTCCGTGAACAGGACATGGGGCGCAATTTTTCCAAGTCGCCTATCTACGCCAAGTATTTCGATCAGCCTTTTGGCACCACCGCGCATACCTCCAGCCTGGATGGTGTGGAGCGGTTGTATGCCTTTCGCAAAAGCGAAACGCTGCCGTTGATTACCACCGTCGCGCTGGGCAAGCATGAAGCCCTCGCGGCGTGGCGCATCGAGGCGGTACTGTCAGCCGTCGTGGTGGCGGGCTTGCTGGGGCTGACCGGGCTGATCGGCTGGTTCCTGATCCTGGATATTCGCCGGCGAACCGCGGCGGAAGAGGCGCTGCGCGTCGCCCAGCAACAGTTGCTCGATTCCAATCGTCAATTGGCGTTCCTGGCGATGAAGGACGCGTTGACCGGTTTGGCGAACCGCCGTTGTTTCGATGAAACACTGGCCCTGGAAGCACGCCGGACGCAGCGTGAAGGTACCTCGCTGGCGTTGCTGATGATCGATATCGACCATTTCAAACGCTACAACGATGCCTTCGGTCACGTGGTTGGCGACACTTGCTTGCAGAAGGTCAGCAGGCTATTGGAACGATGCGCGCGACGGCCGTCAGACCTGGTGGCGCGGTATGGCGGTGAGGAAATGGCGATCATCATGCCCGGCACCGACAGCCAAGGCGCGGCGGTGGTCGCGCAACGGATCCTTGACTCGCTGCAGCACGAAAACATCACGCACCCAGGCAGCCCGTTCGGTTACGTCAGTGTGAGTATCGGCATTGCCACGGGCACGGGTTCGCGTCTGGAGCCGGCGCTCGGATTGATCGAGGCGGCTGATCAGGCGCTTTACTCAGCGAAGGCTGCGGGACGCAATGGATTGTCCTTGCACGCCACGGGGCCTTGA
- a CDS encoding N-acetyltransferase — protein MIRHFQPADLEPVLDIWLHASVLAHHFIDPAFWHDQLGAMREVYLPSAVTRVFEADGKVLGFSCVYQDTLAALFVAPEHQGSGIGTQLLKDAQAARTSLQLSVYSQNVPSLHFYKKHGFIALREQRDEHTDHLETVMGWAPDGLFDPLP, from the coding sequence ATGATTCGCCACTTTCAACCTGCCGACCTGGAACCCGTCCTGGATATTTGGCTGCACGCGTCCGTCCTGGCCCACCACTTTATCGACCCCGCCTTCTGGCATGACCAACTGGGCGCCATGCGCGAGGTCTACCTGCCCAGCGCCGTGACCCGTGTGTTTGAAGCCGACGGGAAAGTGCTGGGCTTCAGTTGCGTATATCAAGACACCCTGGCGGCGCTGTTTGTCGCGCCTGAGCATCAGGGCAGTGGTATCGGTACACAACTGCTCAAGGACGCGCAGGCAGCCAGAACCTCACTTCAACTGAGCGTGTATTCGCAGAATGTTCCCAGCCTCCACTTCTACAAGAAGCACGGTTTTATCGCACTCAGAGAGCAACGGGACGAACACACCGATCACCTTGAAACAGTGATGGGCTGGGCGCCTGATGGCTTATTTGACCCACTGCCCTGA
- a CDS encoding helix-turn-helix domain-containing protein yields the protein MDITEVVKRTGIAAHTLRFYEKKGLITSTSPPGARRHFAAAVVEQLAVIALGQAGGLSLDEIHAMLSPNGQANVDRAVLLTKADEIDATVKHLQAMSRGLRHAAACPAPNHAQCPTFRRLLTIAAAGAFKRGGAGLARVRPAHSNTEAL from the coding sequence ATGGATATCACCGAGGTCGTCAAACGCACGGGCATCGCTGCCCATACGCTGCGTTTTTATGAAAAGAAGGGGTTGATTACATCGACCAGCCCGCCCGGTGCTCGCCGTCATTTCGCAGCAGCGGTCGTTGAGCAGTTGGCGGTCATCGCCCTCGGGCAGGCGGGTGGCCTGTCGCTGGACGAGATACACGCCATGCTGTCACCCAATGGCCAAGCCAATGTGGATAGAGCGGTGCTGCTGACCAAGGCCGACGAGATTGATGCCACGGTCAAACACCTGCAGGCGATGAGCCGGGGCTTGCGCCATGCGGCCGCCTGCCCTGCCCCCAACCACGCACAATGCCCGACTTTTCGCCGCCTACTCACCATCGCAGCAGCGGGAGCCTTCAAGCGCGGCGGCGCCGGCCTCGCCAGGGTTCGGCCTGCTCACTCAAACACTGAGGCACTATGA
- a CDS encoding DUF2938 domain-containing protein: MTALEGVAQVVLLGAGATVVMDVWMLLMKVLGVPTLNFAFVGRWVGHACRGRFAHSSIGQAHPVRGEAALGWIAHYVTGVVFAWVLVWIEGDAWLLAPTFVPALAWGVVTVAVPLFVIQPAMGAGFASSRTPTPGKNRLRSLINHGVFGVGLYLAAWVIAWAWA; the protein is encoded by the coding sequence ATGACAGCGCTGGAAGGGGTTGCACAGGTGGTGTTGTTGGGGGCAGGGGCCACCGTGGTGATGGATGTGTGGATGCTGCTGATGAAGGTGCTTGGCGTTCCGACCCTGAATTTTGCGTTCGTAGGCCGTTGGGTCGGCCATGCGTGCCGGGGGCGATTTGCGCATTCAAGCATTGGGCAAGCGCATCCCGTTCGAGGTGAAGCAGCCCTGGGTTGGATCGCGCACTACGTCACCGGAGTGGTGTTCGCGTGGGTGCTGGTGTGGATTGAAGGCGATGCCTGGTTGCTGGCGCCGACCTTTGTACCTGCACTGGCGTGGGGTGTGGTGACAGTGGCCGTTCCGCTGTTTGTGATACAGCCGGCCATGGGGGCCGGGTTTGCGTCGTCCAGGACGCCGACGCCAGGCAAGAACCGACTGCGCAGCCTGATCAACCATGGCGTGTTTGGTGTGGGCCTTTACCTGGCGGCGTGGGTGATCGCCTGGGCCTGGGCCTGA
- a CDS encoding GNAT family N-acetyltransferase produces MTEHRPPTATEWLIRQAQPDDVHALVELDAYAAAHAHRRVFIHDAVVNQQCLVAVSDHACAGYLVLTHDFFDHGFIALVVVSPTCQRQGVALRLLAAAEAACKTPKLFASTNASNRASQALMTKAGFIPSGQIENLDEDDPECVYVKFLR; encoded by the coding sequence ATGACTGAACACCGCCCCCCCACCGCCACAGAGTGGCTGATCCGCCAGGCCCAACCCGACGACGTACACGCCCTGGTTGAACTGGACGCCTACGCGGCTGCCCATGCCCACCGCCGCGTATTTATCCACGACGCCGTGGTTAACCAGCAATGCCTGGTGGCAGTCAGCGACCACGCGTGCGCCGGGTACCTGGTGCTCACCCACGACTTCTTCGATCACGGCTTTATTGCCCTTGTGGTGGTATCACCGACCTGCCAGCGCCAGGGTGTGGCCCTGCGCCTGCTGGCGGCGGCCGAGGCGGCCTGCAAGACGCCGAAGTTGTTCGCCTCCACCAATGCCTCCAACCGCGCTTCCCAGGCATTGATGACAAAGGCTGGATTCATACCCAGCGGGCAGATCGAGAACCTCGACGAAGACGACCCCGAGTGCGTGTACGTCAAATTCCTGCGCTGA
- a CDS encoding SDR family oxidoreductase: MNHYPKPPFNPQQQPVPGDQRKMDPVPDCGEKSYKGSGRLANKIALITGADSGIGRAVAIAFAREGADVAVSYLDEHEDAKETARWVEAAGRQCLLLPGDLGDAAQCRAIVNDTVEKFGRIDVLVNNAAFQMTYKSLEDIPDEDWVKTFNVNITAMFRICKAALPHMAQGSSIINTSSVNSDMPNPTLLPYAATKGAIANFTAGLAQMLGERGIRVNSVAPGPIWTPLIVSTMPEESVKDFGGNTPLGRPGQPVEVAPIYVLLASDEGSYISGERYGVTGGKPIL; encoded by the coding sequence ATGAACCACTACCCAAAACCACCCTTCAATCCCCAGCAGCAGCCCGTTCCGGGCGACCAGCGCAAGATGGACCCGGTGCCGGATTGCGGTGAGAAAAGCTACAAAGGCTCGGGGCGCCTGGCCAACAAGATTGCGTTGATCACCGGCGCCGACAGCGGTATCGGGCGTGCGGTGGCGATTGCCTTTGCTCGCGAAGGCGCGGACGTCGCGGTGTCGTACCTGGACGAGCATGAGGACGCCAAGGAGACCGCTCGCTGGGTCGAAGCGGCAGGGCGCCAATGCCTGTTGCTGCCCGGCGACCTGGGCGATGCGGCGCAGTGTAGGGCGATCGTCAATGACACCGTCGAGAAGTTCGGTCGTATCGATGTGCTGGTCAATAACGCTGCGTTCCAGATGACCTATAAATCCCTGGAAGATATTCCCGACGAGGATTGGGTGAAAACCTTCAACGTCAATATCACGGCGATGTTTCGCATCTGCAAGGCAGCGCTGCCGCATATGGCGCAAGGCAGTTCGATCATCAACACCTCGTCGGTCAATTCCGATATGCCCAACCCGACTCTGTTGCCCTATGCGGCCACCAAGGGTGCCATTGCCAACTTCACCGCCGGCCTTGCGCAGATGCTGGGCGAGCGTGGAATTCGGGTGAACAGCGTAGCGCCGGGGCCGATCTGGACGCCGTTGATCGTGTCGACCATGCCCGAGGAGTCGGTGAAGGATTTCGGTGGCAACACGCCACTGGGCCGCCCAGGCCAACCGGTGGAAGTGGCGCCCATCTATGTGTTGCTGGCGTCGGATGAAGGCAGTTACATCTCTGGCGAACGCTATGGCGTGACGGGGGGCAAGCCGATTCTTTGA
- a CDS encoding DUF6555 family protein has protein sequence MKTNELFTIKYQLHGEPRSFIVRTARMNNAEAWHWASCDAGVAVIPRFGQNNLKRVSKPMAEKYGITDVRWCGAEEIQWAEGVTQ, from the coding sequence ATGAAAACCAACGAGCTATTTACCATCAAGTATCAACTTCACGGCGAGCCGAGGTCCTTTATCGTGCGTACGGCACGCATGAACAATGCTGAAGCATGGCATTGGGCCAGTTGCGATGCCGGCGTGGCGGTCATTCCCAGGTTCGGTCAAAACAACCTCAAGCGCGTGTCCAAGCCGATGGCGGAAAAATACGGCATTACCGATGTGCGCTGGTGCGGGGCAGAAGAAATTCAGTGGGCGGAGGGTGTCACACAATGA
- a CDS encoding c-type cytochrome, with amino-acid sequence MNNRRFARTAGWLALPCLVAAGLLAWYVTREPASPFEQQQATSFDPALVSRGEYVARVSDCVACHSLAGKQPFAGGLEMATPLGAIHATNITPDREHGIGTYSLADFDRAVRQGVAPGGRRLYPAMPYPSYVKLSDDDVKALYAFFMKGVQPANQPNIPSDIPWPLNLRWPIALWNGVFAPIATYAAKPDQDALWNRGAYIVQGPGHCGSCHTPRGLAFNEKALDESGAPFLSGALLDGWYAPSLRQDPNTGLGRWSEAQIVQFLKTGRNAHAVVYGSMTEAFNNSTQFMQDEDLAAIARYLKSLPGDPQRDGSPWQYQAVTASQDVPGAHTYATRCASCHGLDGKGQPEWMPPLAGATSALAKESASAINITLNGSQRVVAAGMPDAYRMPAFREQLSDQEIADVLSYVRGTWGNNGGAVDAKAVSKLRGHTDPASSSPIILHMR; translated from the coding sequence ATGAACAACCGCCGATTCGCAAGAACCGCAGGCTGGCTGGCGCTGCCCTGCCTGGTCGCCGCAGGCCTGCTGGCCTGGTACGTCACCCGCGAGCCCGCCTCGCCGTTTGAACAGCAACAGGCCACCAGTTTCGACCCTGCCTTGGTCAGTCGCGGCGAATACGTCGCGCGGGTGAGTGACTGCGTGGCTTGCCACAGCCTGGCCGGCAAGCAGCCTTTCGCCGGTGGCCTGGAAATGGCCACGCCTCTGGGGGCGATCCACGCCACCAACATCACCCCCGACCGCGAGCATGGCATCGGCACCTACAGCCTGGCCGACTTTGATCGCGCCGTACGCCAGGGTGTCGCACCGGGCGGCCGTCGGCTGTACCCGGCCATGCCCTACCCGTCTTACGTCAAGCTCAGCGACGACGATGTGAAGGCGCTGTATGCGTTTTTCATGAAGGGCGTGCAACCGGCCAACCAGCCGAACATCCCCAGCGATATTCCCTGGCCGCTCAACCTGCGCTGGCCCATCGCCCTGTGGAATGGCGTGTTTGCGCCCATTGCCACTTACGCCGCCAAGCCCGACCAGGACGCTCTGTGGAACCGTGGCGCCTACATTGTCCAGGGCCCCGGCCACTGCGGCAGTTGCCACACACCGCGTGGCCTGGCCTTCAACGAGAAAGCCCTGGACGAATCCGGCGCGCCGTTCCTCTCCGGAGCGCTGCTTGATGGCTGGTACGCACCCAGCCTGCGCCAGGACCCCAACACCGGCCTGGGCCGCTGGAGCGAAGCGCAGATCGTGCAGTTCCTCAAGACTGGGCGCAATGCCCATGCTGTGGTCTACGGCTCGATGACCGAAGCCTTCAACAACTCCACGCAGTTCATGCAGGACGAGGACTTGGCTGCTATCGCCCGCTATCTCAAATCACTGCCCGGTGACCCGCAGCGTGATGGCAGCCCCTGGCAGTATCAGGCGGTGACAGCGAGCCAGGATGTGCCCGGCGCCCACACTTACGCGACCCGCTGCGCCTCCTGCCACGGCCTCGACGGCAAAGGCCAGCCCGAATGGATGCCGCCCCTGGCCGGCGCCACGTCGGCACTGGCCAAGGAAAGCGCCTCGGCGATCAACATCACCCTCAACGGCTCGCAGCGCGTGGTGGCGGCCGGAATGCCGGACGCCTACCGGATGCCGGCGTTTCGTGAGCAGCTGTCCGATCAGGAAATCGCCGACGTGCTGAGCTACGTGCGTGGCACCTGGGGCAACAACGGTGGCGCGGTCGATGCAAAAGCGGTGAGCAAATTGCGCGGGCATACAGACCCGGCGAGCAGCAGCCCGATCATCCTGCATATGCGCTGA
- a CDS encoding xanthine dehydrogenase family protein molybdopterin-binding subunit, whose protein sequence is MNMSEILPGVKLDEPINLSRRRFLASTAVGALVIGFGLPLGSSRVQAATGAAERGTQVPAFLEIRPDGSVRLLSPFMEGGQGTHTAMAQIIGEELDADPATFIVEAAPPGEAYVVMENGLRITGGSMSVRMSYPTMRRLGALARAMLMQAGAEQLRVPLSELTTQPGRVVHAASGRSVGYGELAGRALDMPVPDPATITLRDPSQFRWIGKPVKRLDAYDKSTGKALYTIDLKLDNMLHAAVQHAPRLGMSVGSLRNQAQVEAMPGVHSVHTLPGAVAVVAERWWHAKRAVEAIQVEWQEAAADSAVRAMPADFSSDKYRDFLAAQQGPARDDENQGDVAGALAGAKTRVEATYHNQYLNHAQLEPPSALARFNPDGTLEVWLPNQAPDMFRADIAKRTGLATEQITLHSPLLGGFFGRHFLYDSANPYPQAIALAKAVGRPIKLIWSREEEFLRDVLRPLAVVKFRAALDDKGLPVAIEAVSATEGPTEALSGKQGEQIDPTALEGLSGKSYAIPNKRIAQIYVKGAPMLGYWRSVGNSLNDFFYESFLDELADKGGHDPYELRLHLLRDNPRLTTLLQAVGELSGGWKRGPYTAEDGTRRARGVAMASPFGSHAAVVAEVSIENGQVKVHHIWEAIDPGSIVNPAIIQAQVSGAVALGLSQTLLEEAVYVDGMPRARNYDLYPILPPSRMAQVHVKIVESGEKMGGIGEPPLPAVAPAVVNAVAQLTGQRIRSLPLSRHTFS, encoded by the coding sequence ATGAATATGTCCGAGATTCTGCCCGGCGTTAAATTGGACGAGCCGATCAACCTGTCGCGTCGGCGCTTTCTCGCCAGTACCGCCGTAGGTGCGCTGGTCATCGGCTTTGGCTTGCCCCTGGGCTCGTCGCGGGTGCAGGCCGCCACCGGCGCTGCTGAACGCGGCACCCAAGTGCCGGCGTTCCTGGAAATTCGCCCGGACGGTAGCGTGCGCCTGCTCAGCCCCTTCATGGAAGGCGGCCAGGGCACCCATACCGCCATGGCACAGATCATCGGCGAAGAGTTGGATGCCGACCCCGCCACTTTTATCGTCGAAGCGGCCCCGCCGGGTGAAGCCTACGTGGTAATGGAAAACGGCCTGCGCATCACCGGCGGCAGCATGTCGGTGCGCATGAGCTACCCGACCATGCGCCGCCTCGGCGCCCTCGCCCGCGCCATGCTGATGCAGGCCGGCGCCGAGCAACTGCGCGTGCCGCTCAGCGAGCTGACCACCCAGCCTGGCCGCGTGGTACACGCCGCGTCCGGCCGCTCCGTGGGCTACGGTGAACTGGCCGGTCGTGCCCTCGATATGCCGGTGCCCGACCCCGCTACCATCACCCTGCGCGACCCTAGCCAGTTCCGTTGGATCGGCAAGCCGGTCAAACGCCTGGATGCCTATGACAAATCCACCGGCAAGGCGCTTTACACCATCGACCTTAAACTCGACAACATGCTCCACGCCGCCGTCCAGCACGCGCCGCGCCTGGGCATGAGCGTGGGCAGCCTGCGTAACCAGGCCCAGGTCGAGGCCATGCCGGGGGTGCATTCGGTTCATACCTTGCCAGGCGCCGTGGCGGTGGTGGCCGAACGCTGGTGGCACGCCAAGCGTGCGGTGGAGGCCATCCAGGTTGAATGGCAGGAAGCCGCTGCCGACTCGGCCGTACGGGCGATGCCGGCGGATTTTTCCAGCGACAAATACCGCGACTTCCTCGCCGCCCAACAGGGCCCGGCCCGCGATGACGAAAACCAGGGCGATGTGGCCGGCGCCCTGGCTGGCGCCAAGACTCGGGTCGAAGCCACCTACCATAACCAATACCTCAACCATGCCCAGCTGGAGCCGCCTTCAGCCTTGGCGCGCTTCAACCCCGACGGCACGCTTGAGGTGTGGCTGCCCAACCAGGCGCCGGACATGTTCCGCGCCGACATTGCCAAGCGCACCGGCCTCGCCACCGAGCAAATCACCCTGCACTCCCCGCTGCTGGGGGGCTTTTTTGGTCGGCATTTCCTGTATGACTCGGCTAATCCGTACCCGCAGGCTATCGCGCTGGCCAAGGCGGTCGGCCGCCCGATCAAGCTGATCTGGAGCCGTGAAGAAGAGTTCCTGCGCGATGTGTTGCGCCCGCTCGCCGTGGTGAAGTTTCGTGCCGCGCTGGACGACAAGGGCCTGCCGGTAGCCATCGAAGCGGTGAGTGCCACCGAAGGCCCTACCGAAGCCCTCAGTGGCAAACAGGGCGAGCAGATCGACCCCACCGCCCTGGAAGGCCTGTCGGGCAAGAGTTATGCAATCCCCAACAAGCGCATCGCGCAGATCTACGTCAAGGGCGCGCCCATGCTCGGCTACTGGCGTTCAGTGGGTAATTCCCTTAACGATTTTTTCTACGAATCATTCCTGGATGAGCTGGCGGACAAGGGCGGCCACGACCCGTATGAGTTGCGCCTGCACCTGCTGCGCGACAACCCGCGGCTGACCACCTTGCTGCAAGCGGTGGGTGAGCTGTCCGGTGGCTGGAAGCGTGGCCCCTACACCGCCGAAGACGGCACACGCCGTGCACGCGGGGTGGCCATGGCTTCGCCCTTTGGCTCTCACGCGGCGGTAGTCGCCGAAGTGTCGATAGAGAACGGCCAGGTCAAGGTCCACCATATCTGGGAGGCCATCGACCCGGGCAGCATCGTCAACCCGGCGATCATTCAAGCCCAGGTCAGCGGCGCGGTAGCCTTGGGGCTCTCGCAAACGTTGCTGGAGGAAGCGGTGTACGTGGACGGTATGCCACGGGCGCGTAACTACGACCTGTATCCGATCCTGCCGCCCTCACGTATGGCGCAGGTGCACGTGAAGATCGTCGAGAGCGGCGAAAAGATGGGAGGCATCGGTGAACCGCCATTGCCCGCCGTGGCACCGGCGGTGGTCAATGCGGTGGCACAGTTGACCGGCCAGCGCATCCGCAGCTTGCCGTTGAGCCGCCACACCTTCAGTTAA
- a CDS encoding (2Fe-2S)-binding protein, with protein MELRINQKAYQVEAEADTPLLWVIRDNLGLTGTKYGCGLAQCGACSVLVDGNVVRSCVTPVAGVVGLEITTIEAIEADEVGKRVVSAWVEHQVAQCGYCQSGQVMAATALLKHTPAPSQAQIDAAMVNLCRCGTYNAIHAAMDGLAAGKETA; from the coding sequence ATGGAATTACGTATTAACCAAAAGGCCTATCAAGTCGAGGCCGAGGCAGACACGCCGTTGTTGTGGGTGATCCGCGACAACCTGGGCCTGACCGGCACCAAGTACGGCTGCGGCCTGGCCCAGTGCGGCGCCTGTTCGGTGCTGGTGGACGGCAATGTGGTGCGCTCGTGCGTGACGCCGGTAGCCGGGGTGGTCGGTCTCGAGATCACCACCATCGAAGCCATCGAGGCCGATGAAGTAGGCAAACGCGTGGTCTCGGCCTGGGTCGAGCATCAGGTGGCGCAGTGCGGCTACTGCCAGTCCGGGCAGGTGATGGCGGCCACCGCGCTGCTCAAGCACACCCCCGCTCCGTCGCAAGCGCAGATCGATGCGGCAATGGTCAACCTGTGCCGCTGCGGCACTTACAACGCCATCCATGCTGCCATGGATGGCTTGGCCGCCGGGAAGGAGACCGCCTGA
- a CDS encoding LysR family transcriptional regulator: MEKAEIEGLWTHIHWLSVLEEQGTYTAAAARLGVSKSAVSQRISDLEKATGTRLVTRTTRSVRLTEAGLSLTREVRSAYAQIARSFSSVRDSAGEIRGLVRLTAPVAFARQQLVPHLSGFLQQYPQVRIQLDVSDALSSLAAEGYDLAVRHGFQVPETHVAWKLCDTTSVLVATQDYLQRHGEPRTPADLGAHNCLYYPRGSDQPAWTFERGSKNIERTTVPIAGSFSTNNSEALRDAALNHLGVALLPDFSAHAALASGKLVQVLKGWTLKGAFADEIYLIRPYSPHVPRSVTVLVGYLKEKLSGGFQFTGG; the protein is encoded by the coding sequence ATGGAAAAGGCTGAGATCGAAGGGCTGTGGACCCATATCCACTGGCTGTCGGTGCTGGAAGAACAAGGCACCTACACCGCCGCTGCGGCACGGTTGGGGGTGAGCAAATCGGCGGTCAGCCAGCGCATCTCCGATCTGGAGAAAGCCACCGGTACGCGCCTGGTGACCCGCACCACCCGCAGCGTGCGATTGACCGAAGCCGGGTTGTCTTTGACCCGCGAAGTGCGCAGTGCCTATGCGCAGATTGCCCGCAGCTTCTCGTCGGTGCGCGACTCCGCCGGCGAAATTCGCGGCCTGGTGCGCCTGACCGCCCCCGTGGCGTTTGCCCGGCAACAACTGGTGCCGCACCTTTCCGGCTTTTTGCAGCAGTACCCGCAAGTGCGCATCCAGCTAGACGTGTCCGACGCCTTGAGCTCACTGGCGGCCGAAGGCTACGACCTGGCGGTGCGCCACGGTTTCCAGGTGCCGGAGACGCATGTGGCGTGGAAGCTGTGCGATACCACCTCAGTGCTGGTGGCTACCCAGGACTACCTGCAACGCCACGGTGAACCGCGAACCCCGGCAGACCTGGGCGCCCACAACTGCCTTTACTACCCACGGGGCAGCGACCAGCCGGCCTGGACCTTCGAGCGCGGCAGCAAAAATATCGAGCGCACCACCGTGCCCATCGCCGGCAGCTTTTCCACCAACAACAGCGAGGCCTTGCGCGACGCGGCGCTCAATCACCTGGGCGTCGCCTTGCTGCCGGACTTCAGCGCGCATGCTGCCCTGGCCAGCGGCAAGTTAGTACAGGTGTTGAAGGGCTGGACGCTCAAGGGCGCGTTTGCCGATGAAATTTATCTGATTCGGCCCTACTCGCCCCATGTGCCCAGGTCCGTGACGGTGCTGGTGGGGTATTTGAAGGAAAAACTGTCGGGCGGGTTTCAATTCACTGGCGGCTGA